The following proteins are co-located in the Solanum pennellii chromosome 1, SPENNV200 genome:
- the LOC107008490 gene encoding AAA-ATPase At2g46620-like isoform X2: MDDRIHVHQYLKVAELNENGQDNEFYRRVFLYINSLPSIEDSNFTNLFSGKKSTDIILSLDDNQVIQDEFLGARVDWVNKVERFDHGGVCNRSFLLRIKKKDKRRTLRPYLQHIHTVSDDIEQRRSELKLFINNGPSENPISGRWRSVPFTHHSTLDTIAMDADLKNKVKSDLENFIKSQNYYHKMGRAWKRNYLLYGPSGTGKSSFIGAMANFLNYDVYDIDLSRVSDDSDLKLLLLQTSSRSLIVIEDLDRLINEKLTTTTLSGLLNFMDGIVNSCCGDEKIMVFTMNSKEQIDPAMLRPGRIDVHIHFPYCDFNSFKYLANNYLGVKEHKLFPQVEEIFHSGATMSPAAIGELMIVNRSSPSRALKSVITALQSNGTEGKIGGKGKRLSDSASSPLRLEPPPHAEETGGANWKDSVPGAKEVRKLYGLLRLKSCKSPSSFDHDPGMIER; the protein is encoded by the coding sequence ATGGATGACAGGATTCATGTTCATCAGTATCTTAAAGTTGCAGAGCTCAATGAAAATGGCCAGGATAATGAGTTCTACCGGAGGGTCTTCCTTTATATCAATTCGTTGCCATCCATTGAAGATTCAAATTTCACTAATTTGTTCTCCGGTAAGAAATCTACTGATATCATTCTATCTCTGGATGATAATCAGGTGATTCAAGATGAATTTCTCGGAGCAAGAGTTGATTGGGTGAACAAAGTTGAAAGATTCGATCATGGGGGAGTTTGTAATCGgagtttcttgttgaggattaAGAAGAAGGATAAACGCAGGACTCTACGGCCGTATCTTCAGCATATTCATACCGTCTCCGATGATATCGAACAGCGAAGAAGTGAATTGAAATTGTTTATCAATAATGGGCCGTCGGAAAATCCTATAAGCGGACGGTGGAGATCTGTTCCGTTTACTCATCATTCTACTTTGGACACCATAGCCATGGACGCAGATCTCAAGAACAAGGTAAAATCCgatcttgaaaattttattaaatcccAAAACTACTATCACAAAATGGGCCGTGCTTGGAAGCGTAATTACCTCCTTTACGGTCCCTCCGGCACCGGAAAATCTAGCTTCATCGGCGCCATGGCGAATTTCTTGAACTACGATGTTTACGACATTGATTTATCCAGAGTTTCCGATGATTCAGATCTCAAACTCCTTTTGCTACAAACTTCAAGCAGATCCCTAATTGTAATCGAAGATCTCGATCGATTGATCAACGAGAAATTAACAACGACGACCTTATCAGGGTTGCTCAATTTCATGGACGGAATTGTAAATTCTTGCTGCGGCGACGAGAAGATAATGGTTTTCACGATGAACAGCAAAGAGCAAATTGACCCAGCGATGCTTAGGCCAGGAAGAATCGATGTACACATACACTTCCCTTACTGTGATTTCAATTCCTTCAAATATTTAGCAAACAATTATCTGGGTGTTAAGGAACACAAGCTGTTTCCACAAGTAGAGGAGATTTTCCATAGCGGCGCAACAATGAGCCCGGCGGCGATCGGAGAGTTGATGATAGTCAACCGGAGCTCCCCAAGCAGAGCTCTGAAGTCCGTCATCACGGCGTTACAATCAAACGGAACGGAGGGAAAGATCGGCGGGAAGGGAAAACGGTTGAGTGACAGTGCATCGTCGCCGCTACGGCTGGAGCCGCCGCCGCATGCGGAGGAGACAGGTGGCGCAAACTGGAAGGACTCTGTTCCGGGAGCGAAGGAGGTGCGTAAATTGTACGGACTGTTGAGATTGAAAAGCTGTAAGAGTCCTAGTTCGTTCGATCATGACCCCGGGATGATCGAACGGTGA
- the LOC107008490 gene encoding AAA-ATPase At2g46620-like isoform X1, which translates to MLAVNILLILFLIPCFLFLVRFILYRTALILVLRKWANWMDDRIHVHQYLKVAELNENGQDNEFYRRVFLYINSLPSIEDSNFTNLFSGKKSTDIILSLDDNQVIQDEFLGARVDWVNKVERFDHGGVCNRSFLLRIKKKDKRRTLRPYLQHIHTVSDDIEQRRSELKLFINNGPSENPISGRWRSVPFTHHSTLDTIAMDADLKNKVKSDLENFIKSQNYYHKMGRAWKRNYLLYGPSGTGKSSFIGAMANFLNYDVYDIDLSRVSDDSDLKLLLLQTSSRSLIVIEDLDRLINEKLTTTTLSGLLNFMDGIVNSCCGDEKIMVFTMNSKEQIDPAMLRPGRIDVHIHFPYCDFNSFKYLANNYLGVKEHKLFPQVEEIFHSGATMSPAAIGELMIVNRSSPSRALKSVITALQSNGTEGKIGGKGKRLSDSASSPLRLEPPPHAEETGGANWKDSVPGAKEVRKLYGLLRLKSCKSPSSFDHDPGMIER; encoded by the coding sequence ATGTTGGCTGTAAATATACTTTTGATTCTCTTCTTGATTCCTTGTTTTTTGTTTCTTGTTAGATTTATCTTGTACAGAACAgctttgattttagttttgcGAAAATGGGCGAATTGGATGGATGACAGGATTCATGTTCATCAGTATCTTAAAGTTGCAGAGCTCAATGAAAATGGCCAGGATAATGAGTTCTACCGGAGGGTCTTCCTTTATATCAATTCGTTGCCATCCATTGAAGATTCAAATTTCACTAATTTGTTCTCCGGTAAGAAATCTACTGATATCATTCTATCTCTGGATGATAATCAGGTGATTCAAGATGAATTTCTCGGAGCAAGAGTTGATTGGGTGAACAAAGTTGAAAGATTCGATCATGGGGGAGTTTGTAATCGgagtttcttgttgaggattaAGAAGAAGGATAAACGCAGGACTCTACGGCCGTATCTTCAGCATATTCATACCGTCTCCGATGATATCGAACAGCGAAGAAGTGAATTGAAATTGTTTATCAATAATGGGCCGTCGGAAAATCCTATAAGCGGACGGTGGAGATCTGTTCCGTTTACTCATCATTCTACTTTGGACACCATAGCCATGGACGCAGATCTCAAGAACAAGGTAAAATCCgatcttgaaaattttattaaatcccAAAACTACTATCACAAAATGGGCCGTGCTTGGAAGCGTAATTACCTCCTTTACGGTCCCTCCGGCACCGGAAAATCTAGCTTCATCGGCGCCATGGCGAATTTCTTGAACTACGATGTTTACGACATTGATTTATCCAGAGTTTCCGATGATTCAGATCTCAAACTCCTTTTGCTACAAACTTCAAGCAGATCCCTAATTGTAATCGAAGATCTCGATCGATTGATCAACGAGAAATTAACAACGACGACCTTATCAGGGTTGCTCAATTTCATGGACGGAATTGTAAATTCTTGCTGCGGCGACGAGAAGATAATGGTTTTCACGATGAACAGCAAAGAGCAAATTGACCCAGCGATGCTTAGGCCAGGAAGAATCGATGTACACATACACTTCCCTTACTGTGATTTCAATTCCTTCAAATATTTAGCAAACAATTATCTGGGTGTTAAGGAACACAAGCTGTTTCCACAAGTAGAGGAGATTTTCCATAGCGGCGCAACAATGAGCCCGGCGGCGATCGGAGAGTTGATGATAGTCAACCGGAGCTCCCCAAGCAGAGCTCTGAAGTCCGTCATCACGGCGTTACAATCAAACGGAACGGAGGGAAAGATCGGCGGGAAGGGAAAACGGTTGAGTGACAGTGCATCGTCGCCGCTACGGCTGGAGCCGCCGCCGCATGCGGAGGAGACAGGTGGCGCAAACTGGAAGGACTCTGTTCCGGGAGCGAAGGAGGTGCGTAAATTGTACGGACTGTTGAGATTGAAAAGCTGTAAGAGTCCTAGTTCGTTCGATCATGACCCCGGGATGATCGAACGGTGA